A stretch of the Lolium perenne isolate Kyuss_39 chromosome 3, Kyuss_2.0, whole genome shotgun sequence genome encodes the following:
- the LOC127340596 gene encoding uncharacterized protein — MDPAKLDELREKERKAELMAQLKQLKAELKELREGRSLPGANAAPTEQMEKFWEITKEQKAALREAYKPRSLPLILRPNSQQQDPRCTAASPTDTTGFGSYKWDGRIFSEDGEAFSEDGDVGSSRIN, encoded by the exons ATGG AcccggccaagttggacgagctCCGGGAGAAGGAAAGGAAGGCGGAACTTATGGCGCAGTTGAAGCAGCTCAAGGCGGAGCTGAAGGAACTCAGGGAGGGGCGGTCTCTCCCCGGGGCCAACGCTGCCCCCACCGAGCAGAT GGAGAAGTTTTGGGAGATAACGAAGGAGCAGAAGGCGGCGCTGCGGGAGGCGTACAAACCACGCAGCCTACCACTCATCCTCCGTCCCAACTCCCAACAACAAGACCCGCGCTGCACCGCTGCATCACCAACAG ATACCACTGGTTTTGGATCATACAAATGGGATGGACGtatcttctctgaagatggagaagCTTTCTCTGAAGATGGAGATGTTGGATCCAGCAGGATCAACTAG